CTTGATAAGAATACGATATGGACAGAGATTAAGGAAGATTTAGAATATCTGTCGTTTGGTAAATGCTGGTATTCTGAGGCAAGAGAGAAAGTGTCGTATTACCATGTTGACCATTTCCGCCCCAAAAAAAGAAGCATTGATTCAAACGGGTCAAAAAACAACGGTTATTGGTGGCTGGCATATGATTGGAAAAATTACCGAATAAGTGGCAGTGTCATCAATACTTCAAAACGCGATCATTTCGCTGTTCTAAGAAACAGAGCTGAGAACCCAGATACACCCATTGATGATGAATTGATCTATCTACTGGATCCGATCAGACAAGATGATGCGTTCTTGTTGACGTTTAATGAAAATGGTGAAGCTATGCCGCTGGATCCGAATGAAAATGCATGGGACTACAAACGGGCAAAGTACACGATCGAAGTCTTAAATCTTAATAGCCCAAAACTTGTGCGAGCCAGAAAATTACGATGGAAGAAGCTGTCACAAATTATAAATACAATTAACAACATGAAAGCCCAATATAATTCAACTCCATCCGTGAGACTTCAGGCAGAGCTGGATCAACTAAAAGAACAAACCCGGGAATTGATATCTCCAATGAGCGAGCTATCGAGCACGTATCGCGCATGTCTGAGGGCCAGTCGGGAAGAGTGGGCTATTGCTGTTTTAGAAACCCATTTCGATATCGAACGGCTGCAGCAAGAATACAGGGAGAGCCTAAGATGAACACCGCATCCATAGTTCAAAAAATCTGGAGCTACTGCGATGTCCTGCGTGACGTGGGCGTCAGTTACGGGGACTATCTGGAGCAATTGACCTACCTGCTGTTTCTGAAGATGGCCGACGAGTATGGCAAACCGCCTTATAACCGGGATATCGGCATCCCGGCGGAATACGCTTGGCCGGAGCTGAAAAAGCGGCGTGGCGCGGAGCTTGAATCCTTTTATGTGAAGCTGCTGCGCGAACTGGGTAGGCAAAAGGGCATGTTGGGTCAGATTTTCACCAAGGCGCAGAACAAGATTCAGGACCCAGCCATGCTATATCGCATCATCGACATGATCGATAAAGAACAGTGGACCATGATGGGGGCCGATGTCAAGGGCGAGATCTACGAGGGGCTGCTGGCCAAAAACGCCGAGGACGTAAAATCCGGTGCAGGGCAATACTTTACCCCCCGGCCGCTGATCCGGGCCATGGTGGAATGTGTACGGCCAGAGGCTGGAAGAACCATTGCCGACCCAGCCTGCGGTACAGGAGGTTTTTTCCTGGGAGCCTATGATTTTATTTCGCACAGTTTTCGATTGAACAAAGCACAGAAAGAATTCCTGAAGTTCAAGACTTTTTATGGCAATGAAATCGTCGCCAATACCCGCCGCCTAGCGCTGATGAATATGCTTTTGCACGGCATAGGTGACATAGACGCTGAACCCTCTATTGACCCCACCGACGCACTTATCGCTCCGCCGAAGCAGACCTTTGACTATGTGCTCACCAATCCGCCATTTGGCAAAAAAAGCTCCATCACCATAACCAATGGCGAGGGCAAGGCAGAAAGGGAGGATTTCACCTATAACCGCCAGGACTTTTGGGTGACTACCTCCAATAAACAGCTCAATTTCGT
This region of Deltaproteobacteria bacterium genomic DNA includes:
- a CDS encoding SAM-dependent DNA methyltransferase, whose amino-acid sequence is MNTASIVQKIWSYCDVLRDVGVSYGDYLEQLTYLLFLKMADEYGKPPYNRDIGIPAEYAWPELKKRRGAELESFYVKLLRELGRQKGMLGQIFTKAQNKIQDPAMLYRIIDMIDKEQWTMMGADVKGEIYEGLLAKNAEDVKSGAGQYFTPRPLIRAMVECVRPEAGRTIADPACGTGGFFLGAYDFISHSFRLNKAQKEFLKFKTFYGNEIVANTRRLALMNMLLHGIGDIDAEPSIDPTDALIAPPKQTFDYVLTNPPFGKKSSITITNGEGKAEREDFTYNRQDFWVTTSNKQLNFVQHVRSMLKTTGKAAIVVPDNVLFEGGAGETVRRKLLETTDLHTILRLPTGIFYAHGVKANILFFDNRPAAKQPQTKEVWFYDYRTNVHHTLKKKPLRFEDLQEFIELYNPANRHERNETWHPKKNPEGRWRKFSYEEIIGRDKASLDILWLKDANLTDLDNLPEPEVLAEEIIENIEAALESFRKIATELEG